The following coding sequences are from one Actinomycetota bacterium window:
- the rpmA gene encoding 50S ribosomal protein L27: MAHKKGGGSSRNGRDSNPKFLGVKAFGGETVKCGSIIVRQRGTKIHPGLHVGRGGDDTLYAKAAGQIRFYDSNGRKYVTVEPSPS, encoded by the coding sequence ATGGCTCACAAGAAGGGCGGCGGGTCCTCCCGCAACGGCCGCGACTCCAACCCGAAGTTCCTGGGCGTCAAGGCGTTCGGGGGCGAGACGGTCAAGTGCGGCAGCATCATCGTCCGCCAGCGCGGGACGAAGATCCACCCCGGGCTGCACGTGGGGCGGGGCGGCGACGACACCCTGTACGCGAAGGCCGCAGGGCAGATCCGCTTCTACGATTCCAACGGGCGCAAGTACGTGACGGTCGAGCCGTCGCCGTCGTAG
- the obgE gene encoding GTPase ObgE, producing MSTGFVDEATIWVRAGDGGDGSASFHKEKHRPKGRPDGGDGGKGGSVYLEADANLHTLANYRFRRMHRAESGSRASGNGRHGASGGDLELPVPVGTVVRDHATGDVLADLAVAGARYEVARGGRGGRGNIALASAANRAPDFAERGEDGEEVQIDLELRLVADIGLLGSPNAGKSTLLASLSAARPKVADYPFTTLEPHLGVVERADRRFVIADLPGLIEGAAEGRGLGTRFLRHTERCALLAAVVDLSVADPVSEIEAVVSEVRAHDPGLAERVRVVIGTKTDLEGAGRGADEVAAWARERGIAAVTVCAPLDEGLGPLLDVLEAEVARAERERPPAETFALYRPVRADHVSVQREGGAFRVTSARVERLVSMTPLANPRAVRHLQRRLSSLGVNRALAEAGAAEGDEVRIGEAEFEYHPDGS from the coding sequence ATGAGCACAGGGTTCGTCGACGAGGCAACCATCTGGGTCCGCGCCGGAGACGGTGGGGACGGGTCCGCCTCGTTCCACAAGGAGAAGCATCGCCCGAAGGGGCGTCCGGACGGCGGGGATGGCGGCAAGGGGGGCTCCGTGTACCTGGAGGCCGACGCCAACCTGCATACGCTGGCCAACTACCGGTTCCGGCGCATGCACCGGGCGGAGAGCGGGTCTCGCGCGTCGGGCAACGGACGCCACGGCGCCAGCGGCGGGGACCTCGAGCTCCCCGTCCCGGTGGGCACGGTGGTCCGAGACCACGCGACGGGGGACGTCCTGGCCGACCTAGCGGTCGCGGGAGCCCGCTACGAGGTGGCCCGCGGGGGACGCGGGGGCCGAGGCAACATAGCGCTGGCGTCCGCCGCCAACCGCGCCCCCGACTTCGCGGAGCGCGGAGAGGACGGGGAAGAGGTCCAGATCGACCTCGAGCTGCGTCTCGTGGCCGATATCGGCCTGCTCGGCTCCCCGAACGCCGGGAAGTCCACCCTGCTCGCTTCGCTCAGCGCCGCCCGCCCGAAGGTGGCCGACTACCCCTTCACGACCCTCGAACCCCACCTGGGCGTGGTCGAGCGCGCGGACCGCCGCTTCGTGATCGCCGATCTCCCCGGCCTGATCGAGGGAGCGGCCGAGGGCCGCGGGCTGGGAACCCGCTTCCTGCGCCACACGGAGCGCTGCGCGCTCCTCGCCGCGGTGGTCGACCTCTCGGTCGCCGACCCCGTGTCCGAGATCGAGGCGGTGGTGTCCGAGGTCCGGGCGCACGACCCCGGGCTGGCTGAGCGGGTCCGGGTGGTCATCGGGACGAAGACCGACCTGGAAGGAGCCGGCCGCGGGGCGGACGAGGTCGCCGCCTGGGCGCGAGAGCGCGGGATCGCCGCGGTCACCGTCTGCGCTCCGCTGGACGAAGGGCTCGGCCCGCTCCTCGACGTCCTCGAGGCGGAGGTCGCGCGGGCCGAGCGCGAGCGGCCCCCTGCCGAGACCTTCGCCCTGTACAGGCCGGTGCGGGCCGACCACGTGAGCGTGCAGCGCGAGGGCGGCGCCTTCCGGGTGACGAGCGCCCGGGTGGAGCGCCTGGTCTCGATGACCCCGCTCGCCAACCCGCGCGCGGTGAGGCACCTGCAGAGGAGGCTGTCCAGCCTCGGCGTGAACCGGGCGCTCGCCGAAGCGGGAGCCGCCGAGGGAGACGAGGTGCGCATCGGGGAGGCCGAGTTCGAGTACCACCCGGACGGATCATGA
- a CDS encoding Rne/Rng family ribonuclease has product MLVGGSVEHAHVAVLEDGDLVEHYVTRKSRPSLVGNVYLGRVQNVLPGMEAAFVDIGQPRNAVLYVGELIGEEELEGGQQPPRIEQVLRSGQQILVQVTKDPMGTKGARLTTMVSLAGRYLVLVPNGTGYGISKKLPDDERSRLRDIARSIRPDGYSLIVRTAAQGAQADELQRDLDRLVRLWQEIDKRRGGKAPVEIYVEPDLVIRVVRDLFGKDFGKLVIEDPDVHDRVMKYIQAVDPDLAQHVELHQGPLSMFDTYHVTEQLRKALERKVWLPSGGYIVVDRTEALTVVDVNSGRYVSGKTLEDTVVKVNLEAAEEVVRQLRLRDIGGIIVIDFIDMLKAQNREEILRAFREALAKDKTKTQVIGISPLGLVEMTRKNVSEGLVEALSTPCPTCEGRGVVIEGDLA; this is encoded by the coding sequence ATGCTCGTCGGCGGCTCCGTCGAGCACGCCCATGTGGCGGTCCTGGAGGACGGCGACCTCGTCGAGCACTACGTCACCCGCAAGTCCCGGCCCTCGCTGGTCGGCAACGTGTACCTGGGCCGGGTGCAGAACGTGCTGCCCGGGATGGAGGCCGCGTTCGTCGATATCGGGCAGCCGCGCAACGCCGTCCTGTACGTGGGCGAGCTGATCGGGGAGGAGGAGCTCGAGGGCGGACAGCAGCCACCGCGCATCGAGCAGGTCCTGAGGTCGGGCCAGCAGATCCTCGTCCAGGTCACGAAGGACCCGATGGGCACCAAGGGAGCCCGCCTCACGACGATGGTCTCCCTGGCCGGGCGGTACCTGGTGCTCGTCCCGAACGGGACGGGGTACGGGATCTCGAAGAAGCTCCCGGACGACGAGCGCTCACGCCTCCGCGATATCGCCCGGTCCATACGCCCGGACGGGTACTCGCTCATCGTCCGGACCGCCGCCCAGGGAGCCCAGGCCGATGAGCTCCAGAGGGACCTGGACCGCCTGGTCCGACTCTGGCAGGAGATCGACAAGAGGAGGGGTGGCAAGGCCCCGGTGGAGATCTACGTCGAGCCCGACCTCGTGATCCGCGTGGTCCGCGATCTCTTCGGGAAGGACTTCGGGAAGCTCGTGATCGAGGACCCCGACGTCCACGACCGGGTGATGAAGTACATCCAGGCCGTCGACCCTGACCTGGCTCAGCACGTGGAGCTGCACCAGGGCCCCCTCTCGATGTTCGACACCTACCACGTCACCGAGCAGCTCAGGAAGGCGCTCGAGCGCAAGGTCTGGCTCCCTTCGGGGGGCTACATCGTGGTCGACCGCACCGAGGCGTTGACGGTCGTGGACGTGAACAGCGGGCGGTACGTCTCGGGGAAGACACTCGAGGACACGGTCGTGAAGGTGAACCTGGAGGCGGCCGAGGAGGTCGTCCGCCAGCTGCGGCTGCGCGACATCGGCGGGATCATCGTCATCGACTTCATCGACATGCTGAAGGCCCAGAACCGTGAGGAGATCCTGCGCGCCTTCCGCGAGGCACTCGCCAAGGACAAGACGAAGACCCAGGTCATCGGGATCTCGCCCCTCGGGCTGGTGGAGATGACGCGGAAGAACGTCTCGGAGGGTCTGGTGGAGGCGCTCTCGACCCCCTGTCCGACGTGCGAGGGCCGCGGCGTGGTGATCGAGGGAGATCTCGCCTGA
- the rplU gene encoding 50S ribosomal protein L21 yields MYAIIRTGGKQYRVAQGDVITVDRLPADPGASVSFAPLMLVDGGDVKATPADLDGVAVTGEVVQHGKGRKIKVFNYHAKTGWKKTKGHRSYQTTVRITGIG; encoded by the coding sequence ATGTACGCCATCATCCGCACGGGCGGGAAGCAGTACCGGGTCGCCCAGGGCGACGTGATCACCGTGGACCGGCTCCCGGCCGACCCCGGCGCGTCGGTCTCGTTCGCGCCCCTCATGCTCGTGGACGGTGGCGACGTGAAGGCCACCCCGGCCGACCTCGACGGCGTCGCGGTGACGGGCGAGGTCGTACAGCACGGCAAGGGCCGCAAGATCAAGGTCTTCAACTACCACGCGAAGACCGGTTGGAAGAAGACGAAGGGCCACCGTTCGTACCAGACGACGGTGAGGATCACGGGGATCGGTTAG
- the rodA gene encoding rod shape-determining protein RodA, whose amino-acid sequence MALTTPRTLGGRSAAAIRHIDLVSLGAVAALVIMGLLAVFTATVDPDNPGRGILQAPSELFNRQLVFCVIGAVTLIVAIAFDYRIFKVYAGVMYIVTVLLLLVVLTPLAENVKGSQRWISLGVLKLQPSELAKPVLICMLAAYISERRGFLELRDVFRCIGLTAPLALLVFLQPDFGTMLVLAFILLVMLVIGGADWRQLLVIFAIGVIGVFGLFKLGIVHDYQAARLKAFLDPDADPTSTGYNYRLTRQAIGNGGLTGTGILPERDVLSLTTNLEFVPERHTDFVFTVIAEQMGFLGGATILLLYGVLFVRGLRGAGQARDLFGTVLATGIVGYLTFQVFVNIGMTVGLVPITGIPLPFVSYGGSSLVSSALSLGILLSVQMRRFARPIG is encoded by the coding sequence ATGGCGCTCACCACGCCGAGGACGCTGGGTGGGCGTAGCGCGGCCGCGATCCGCCACATCGACCTCGTCTCCCTGGGCGCGGTCGCCGCCCTCGTCATCATGGGACTGCTCGCGGTGTTCACGGCGACCGTGGATCCCGACAACCCGGGGCGCGGGATCCTGCAGGCACCCAGCGAGCTCTTCAATCGGCAGCTCGTCTTCTGCGTCATCGGCGCCGTCACGCTCATCGTGGCGATCGCGTTCGACTACCGGATCTTCAAGGTCTACGCGGGCGTCATGTACATCGTGACCGTGCTGCTGCTCCTGGTCGTGCTGACCCCACTCGCGGAGAACGTGAAGGGGTCGCAGCGCTGGATCTCTCTCGGCGTGCTGAAGCTTCAGCCCTCGGAGCTGGCCAAGCCTGTCCTCATCTGCATGCTCGCCGCGTACATCTCCGAGCGGCGAGGCTTCCTCGAGCTGCGCGACGTGTTCAGGTGCATCGGCCTCACGGCTCCGTTGGCGCTGCTGGTCTTCCTGCAGCCCGACTTCGGAACCATGCTCGTCCTGGCCTTCATCCTGCTCGTGATGCTGGTGATCGGGGGTGCGGACTGGCGCCAGCTGCTCGTCATCTTCGCCATCGGGGTGATCGGGGTCTTCGGCCTGTTCAAGCTCGGGATCGTGCACGACTACCAGGCGGCACGACTGAAAGCGTTCCTCGACCCTGACGCCGACCCCACCTCCACCGGCTACAACTACCGGCTGACCAGACAGGCGATCGGAAACGGGGGGCTGACCGGGACCGGCATCCTGCCCGAGAGGGACGTCCTCTCGCTCACCACCAACCTCGAGTTCGTCCCCGAACGCCACACCGACTTCGTTTTCACGGTGATCGCCGAGCAGATGGGCTTCTTGGGGGGAGCGACCATCCTCCTGCTGTACGGGGTGCTGTTCGTGAGGGGGCTGCGAGGCGCCGGTCAGGCGCGTGACCTCTTCGGGACGGTGCTGGCCACCGGGATCGTCGGGTACCTGACCTTCCAGGTGTTCGTGAACATCGGGATGACCGTCGGTCTCGTCCCGATCACCGGCATTCCCCTGCCCTTCGTGTCGTACGGGGGCTCGTCGCTGGTCTCGTCTGCCCTGTCCCTCGGCATCCTGCTGTCCGTTCAGATGCGCAGGTTCGCCCGTCCCATCGGGTGA